The Methanobacterium sp. sequence TTAGCATGTGCATCTAATTCTGTTACAACGTACTTATAACCTATCTCTTTTAACGGTTCTACAAGTCTTGGACCGTCTGTTATGGCTAAAGCATCCATTTTTAAAGTTTCTATAGGTACAGCGTGAGGTACTCCTGCAACAATTAAAAAGTCAATATTTTTATCTTTCAAAAATCCCTCAAAATTCTCTGAATTTTGGGGCAACAAATCGCAGATTTGCGTGCTTCGATTTTCGACGGCCCCTAGAATCTCAGCCGCTCTTTCTCCTGTTACTGGATATTCGTCAAGACCTCCAGTTATCAGGTCAATTTTAACCCCATCTTTTTCAAGTTCTTTTTGAATATTTCTGGCATGCTGCCTTATTCTGGGAAGTCCAATGTTTTCATCAAGATTGGCAATTATTAATGGTTTATTTTTGGGATTTATTCTGTTAAAAGGAATTTTTAAGATGTCAGCAAACAGATAAGCGGTTTCCTTCTTTGCATTTAATACAATAGCGATTTTTTCATTATTTTTAATCTTTTTAATAAGCATTTTTGCTATTTCTATCTTATTATCTCCGTATGAAGGGGCTATATATTCTCCTTTAGCCATTCCTCTTGTTTTTTCGATTTTAGTTGCTAATTTAAGCATTTTAGATTGCCTTTCTGTTTCTTCATATGTTATAATTCCTTCTTTACTTGCAGCTTCCAAAACAGCAATAGCTCCTTCTGTATTATCTCCCTCGCTTAAACCACCATGGGATTCAACTGCAAGCACTTTTGCATCTATATTTGCGTTTTGAACGGCTTCTTTAAGGTCTTCACCAATTATCATACTTGCACATGTCCCAACAATCCCTACAAGTTCTGGCTGGAACATTGAATTTACTTTCTGGAGTGTTTCCTCTAATTTAGCCGCAGCTCCGAAAATAAAATCATTTTCAGACATTGCAGTAGTTACAACTCTCACTCCGTCATTTTCAAGTAGCCTCCCTGTTCTAAAACAACAGCCATGAGGGCCGTGGAGTATAATAACATCAGCATTAAGGTCCCTCAATGTATAAAGCGATGCAGCAATTGGACTTGGTCTTGGATGCAAATTTTTCACCTCTTAACTGTGGATTTCTGATAGTAATTGTTTTAATAATTTTGATATATGGATAATCAATTTCGTTACATAGGGATTGATCGATTTTTTATTTATACTAAACTGAAAAATAAAAACATTTAAGACCATTGTGGAAATTAAAATACTATTTAAATAATTAACATAATTCATCTAAAAGCTTCATTTCGAAATTGAATAGTTACAGGGTATACAATGAGTAAAAAAGATTATATATTAATACTTTTAATTGTCATAATCGCTTCAGTTGGATTACTGGCACCTTATGGGGCATTAAACAAAAATAATGAGCAAATTATGCAATTTAAATCATTAAATCCTCCAGAAATTAAAATATTAGGCGAAAATGACTTAGGAACAGTTATTAAAAGCGGACCTTACGGAAATCCGGATTCACAATCTAAAATTGCCATAATAGTGGGAGTACATCCTCTGGAGGTAAATTCTCATAGAGCTATGACAGCATCGCTTTATAGTCTTTCCAAATCACTTAATTGCTCTTATTATATTTACAGCATTCATGTTTCTAAAGATAGATATTCCTACAATTATGGGCGTATGAATGGACAATTACTGGCTAAATATGCAGTATCTGACATTAAAAAGAGTAATTTTGATTTGGTTGTGGATGTACATTCAAATAGAGGACATTATAAGCAAAAAAGGTTTATATGCGTGCCAATAAAGGATAATAAGTCTAAATTAATGGCATTAAGTATTGAAAATAAAATTTCATGGCTTGTTTATTATGTTCCACCTAAAGATAAAGGCCCTTCAAGTCCAAACTTCGTTACGGTCCCTTTAATACAATCTGGAACGCCAGCAGTGGTTTATGAAACATATGCTTATGAATCTTATGATTTAACCGTAAAACATGCTTCAGAAATTATTTCAGCTATTGATAAATTAAATTTGAAAAAATGATAATCAGAAATATAATACAGGGAAA is a genomic window containing:
- the cfbD gene encoding Ni-sirohydrochlorin a,c-diamide reductive cyclase catalytic subunit translates to MHPRPSPIAASLYTLRDLNADVIILHGPHGCCFRTGRLLENDGVRVVTTAMSENDFIFGAAAKLEETLQKVNSMFQPELVGIVGTCASMIIGEDLKEAVQNANIDAKVLAVESHGGLSEGDNTEGAIAVLEAASKEGIITYEETERQSKMLKLATKIEKTRGMAKGEYIAPSYGDNKIEIAKMLIKKIKNNEKIAIVLNAKKETAYLFADILKIPFNRINPKNKPLIIANLDENIGLPRIRQHARNIQKELEKDGVKIDLITGGLDEYPVTGERAAEILGAVENRSTQICDLLPQNSENFEGFLKDKNIDFLIVAGVPHAVPIETLKMDALAITDGPRLVEPLKEIGYKYVVTELDAHAKTLGTDEIVASDFGHFLREIID